CGTTAAGAAACCTTCTTTTTTCAAAGCCGGTCTATGCTCTGCATCAAACTCACACAGCGCTCTGGAGATAGCCATTCTGGCAGCTTCAGCCTGTCCGGTGATACCACCGCCATCAACATTTATTTTGATGTCGTAAGAACCATCCACACCTACAAGTGCCAATGGCTGCTTGACCACAATCTGATGCAGATCAAATGGGAAATAGGTTTCAATCGATCTGTCATTTACAGTGATTTCACCCTTACCTGGTTTCATGTAGATTCTGGCGACTGATGTCTTTCTTCTACCGATTGTATTGATAATTTCCATGGACTGCTTCGGTTAAAATTTAACTTCTTTTGGTTGCTGGGCAGCATGAGGATGCTCAGAACCGTTATAAACGAATAGATTTCTGTAGAGCTCTCTTCCCAGTCTTGTTTTGGGGAGCATGCCTCTGACAGCTTTTTCCACTAAAATCGAAGAAGACTTCTGCTTCAATAATTTTGGCGTGGAAATTCGCTGACCACCTGGATATCCAGTATGGCGTACATAGACTTTTTCGTCCATCTTTCTTCCTGTCAGCCTTACTTTGTCTGCATTGATGACAATCACGTTGTCTCCGCAGTCTACGTGAGGGGTGTAATAAGGCTTGTGCTTACCCCTCAGGATTTTTGCGACCTCACTGGCAAATCTACCTAATACTGCAGACTGGGCATCCACTACAACCCAGTTTTTCTCTACAGTAGTATCATTTGCTGATATGGTCTTGTAGCTTAATGTATCCACTGTGTAAATGTTTAATTATTAGCTTGTTAAATATACTTCACCCTCAAAAAGGGACACAAAGATAGAAGTAATTTCTTTTTATTGCAAAGGAAACCAAAATATTGCCTATAAATTCATTTGAATATTGAATTTTTAACCATTTGGTCTTCTTTCTCTTAACTGTTTTTTTCCAATTGCTTCATCAATACTTCGAAGTCCTTGGGATAAGGGGCAGTTACTTTTATTTTGGAACTGTCCATTCCAGTGAATTCAATGGCATAGGCATGAAGGGAAACCCGCTGCATCAGGGGCTTTTCGTCCGTGCCCTTTTTAAGATTGAATTTTCTTTTTAAAGAAGATAGATAAAGCGGCTTTCCTCCATAAGTTTCATCTCCGCAGATCGGAGACTTCAAGTAGGCCAAATGCACCCGTATCTGATGAAGTCTTCCTGTTATCGGTCTACACTCAATCAATGAATGGGTGTAGAACGTATTCAAGGTGGTGAAATATGTCTGTGCAGGCTTTCCCTCTTTGGTTATCTTGGCGAAACCTTTGTTATTGGCATGAATGTTACGGTCTACCAATAAATTTTTGTACTCATGGATGCCTTCCACTACCGCATGGTAGATTTTGTCAACTTTCCGGTCTTCAAACTGCATGGCAATGTTTCTGTAAGCCTCGGGATTTTTTGCAATGACAAGGCATCCGGAAGTTTCTTTATCCAATCTATGGCATACCTGGGCATCTGAGGTATATTGCTTGGCCAAGTCCAGGATATTCTGTGCCTCATGCCTGTCATCCAAAGTTGATAAATAGGGAAGCTTATTGACCACAAGGTAATCCTCGTTTTCAAATAGTATCAAGTCTTTAAAATTGATCTTTTTCATGCGTTCTTCTTCCCAATGGGGCGCAAAATTATCGAATAATAATCAGTGTAAAAAATTAATACAGAAGATTGTTTTGAAACCTGATAATCTAAAGTAGGTAGGTCAAAGACTTTAGGATATTATCTGTATTTAATTTCAACAGGTGCCACACCGGCATCTAGCATATCAATCCTCCGCGCTGCCTTTTTGGATAGATCGATAATCCTTCCGCCTACAAATGGCCCCCGATCATTGATCCTTACCTTCACCTTCTTGCCATTTTGTAAGTTGGTGACCTTTACTTTGGTCCCAAATGGTAAGGTCTTATGGGCTGCGGTCAATTTGCCTTTTCGGTATATTTCTCCATTGGCAGTCTGTCGGCCATGGTATTTGTCATGGTAGAAGGAAAAGCAATAATATATTTTTGGCTTTCATCCTATAAAGGTTATCGTTCTTGTTGAGATTAAGAAATGATTTATAAATTTGGTACAAATACCCGTTGATGGTTACAAATCCAGTTTACCCTGGATTAAGAACAGTACAGGTCATGCGCTATGTGATGCCATTGCGAGAAGGTGGCTCATTACCTGCTTTGGCTGATGCTGATGATGGGTTCAGTTATGTGCTTAAATTCAAAGGTGCTGGCCAGCGTGAAAAGGCACTTATCGCCGAATTGTTGGGTGGAGAAATAGCCCGATTGCTTGGATTTAATGTCCCTGAACTGGTTTTTACTTATTTGGATGAAGCTTTTGGAAAATCCGAAGGAGATGAGGAAATCCAGGATTTGCTCAAAGGAAGTCAAGGACTGAATTTGGGATTGCACTTTCTTTCCAAGGCTTTGACTTTTGACCCGGGAGCAGGTAAGGTTGATGAACTTCTTGCATCCAAAATTGTTTGGTTAGATGCATTTATCACCAATGTGGATAGAACCTTTAGAAATACCAATCTTTTGATTTGGAACAGAGAGCTTTGGTTGATTGACCATGGGGCGTCTTTTCTATTTCATCATTCTTGGGACAATTGGGAGAAGCATGCCATAAGCCCATTCCCCATGATCAAAGACCATGTGCTTTTGCCCCAAGCAACCCGATTGGATGATGCCGATCAAGAGTTCAGATCCAAACTAAATCAGGATGTGATCAGAACAATAGTACAACTGATACCTGAGGAATGGATTCTTGCATCAAGGGATGTGGAAGAGGCTGAAGATGGCAGATTGGTCTATGAAAAGTTTTTGACAATGCGCTTAGAAAATTCAGAGGTATTTGTGAAAGGAGCAAAAGATGCAAGGGAAACACTTATATGAATACGCTGTCATCCGTGCTGTGCCCAGGGTGGAAAGGGAAGAGTTTGTCAATGTGGGTGTAATGGTCTGCTGCAAAAAAACCAATGAACTTTACTGCAAGTTTTTGTTAAGTATTGAAAAGGTTTTGGCATTGGATAAAGAGGCCGACCTTACTTTGCTTGGAGCTTATTTGCTTTCATTCAGACAAGTGTGTGCCGGTGAGCCAAATGGAAGCCCGATAAGTTTACTCGATGCAGCTTCCCGATTTAGATGGTTGACAGCCCAAAGAAGTTCTATGATTCAGACATCTAGGCCCCATGTAGGTTTTGCTGATGATCTGAAGCAGGTAACTGATGATTTATTTGATAAGTTTGTTGCTTGAAGCTAACACATCTTCTTTCTCCAACGGCAACTCAAAACTAAATACAGAACCTTTCCCCAGGATACTGCTGACTGAGATTTTGCTTTTATGCCCTTCCAGAATATGCTTGACGATGGCAAGTCCCAGGCCTGTTCCGCCCTTTTCTCTGTTCCTGCTTTTATCCACCCTGTAGAATCGTTCAAATATTCTTTTTAGGTCTTCCGGAGGGATGCCTTTCCCATTGTCTTTCACCTCAAAATTAGAAGATCCACTGGGGAATGGTTTTCATTAATTTGAGAATTTTCATTCTCTTGAAAAAGTATAGCCAAGCCTTATCCCTGTCTGTATCGCCCTTAAATTGACCTGGTCAGGAACGATGACAGGCACGGACCCTCCAGGCACGGCTCTTTTGTACATGGTATAGTCAAAATCGGCCCATCTGTAGGACAAATTCAGCCCAAGGTTTACCCTACTGGAAAGTGAGATAATTGTAAGAAAGCCCGATTCCAGATACAAAGAAGAAAGTTTGGGCTTATTGCCTTCATGGATAAACGACCAAGGACTCTGAAATCCTGTGGACTCTAGCTGATAATAGGGGAAGTTCATTTGGGCTATCCCGATTTTCTGATAGGGTCGTATCTGTATTTGTTTTATTATTAAACGATAGCCTAGGCTATAGGCTAAGTATCTGACCCTATAATCTTCTTGACTGCTTACTATATAGGGAAACTGAAGATTTGCAAAATACGCGTTAGCTTTAGTAAGATCGGCAGCATTCCGGGAAGAACCCAGAGAGATGCCATGCACTAATCTTTGATTGTGCAGGAAATTGATTTCAAGGTTCAGATCTGTGCCCCTTCTCGCGCTAGCGTTTCTCTTTTTTGCAAAGATTGTTTCGACATAGTAAAACTCCGTATCAATTAGGGCACTTTGAACATTCTGTGCAAAGTATGTCGTGGAATTGTTTGCGTAGCTGCCTACAGGCAGGAGAATACCTCCCCCAATGGTGATCTCAAACTTGGCTTTATTGAAGAAAAAGTCTTGTCCGATGGTATCAAAGGATAATATCGCCAAAATCAATGTCAGATATCTCTTCATGGCTTACTTCTTTAAAATGATCCTTTGTTCATGGATTAATTTCTCTTCGTAATATATTTTCAGCCAATATTCACCGTTTTCAAGTTGGCTGAAATCCACCATATCGTCTCCTTTAATACTTAAGTGCTGCCTTTGAATGGTATGACCCAGCCCAATAATTTCGATTTTAAATTCGAGTTCCGGGTTTAGGTCGATTTGGAAGTTTCCTTTGGATGGATTTGGAAATACCATAAATGATCCGAAATTGTAAAACGTAATATTCCTGGTTTTTATGGTTTGACCGTTTACTGATTTTGCATCTACTTTGAAACTGATACTTCCTCCGCTTGGCATTTGGATAAGGACATTATTGTTGTTCCGTTTCCGGATACAATATTGAATTTACTGTTGACAGATGCCCAGCTATAGGTAACCCCCGATACAGCTTGAACTGAATAGTTATAGAGGCTCCCGATTTCTATTATTTCATTGCCTTGAATACTTCCTATGTATGTCCAGTATTCCATGGAATTGGGAATGTATCGGTTTGTCAAATGATAAAAGGATTTATTGAGATCGTGAGCTACTAGAGGCCCATCGGTGCCATATTTTGAAATATATTTAGTTGAGGCGAAGGGGGAAGTTGTTTTTACGGCTGAATGACCACCAGGAGAATTAATTTCAAAAAAAACAATCCTGGCATCTGCTTCAGAATTTATTCTTACATATTTACTGTCTGACCTCCATGTTCCCCCATCAATACCTTTATTATTTGGACACTGGTAAGGAGTATTGACAGTAGTATTCCATGAAGGGACAGTGCAGCAGGATGGAATGGAGCTACAGGTATTCTCCATCATTGCCATTGTAAATCCATGGCAATTGTACACTGCATCAATGTCGCATTCAGATAACCTTTTAGAGCCATGTTGAGAACCAATTAGCCAATAAATATCACTTTGGTCAGAATAACATTGGACGGACTGACCGAAGGTACCTAAGTGAAAGAGAAAAATTAAGGCATAAATATTTAAGAAATGTTTCATAAAAAAAGAGATCATGTAAGGCAAGGTCTAGATAATAAGATAAGTATAGAATTCCAAATCAGATTACAAATATGAAAATATTGATTTTCTATTTTTTTTATGTATTTCCGTTTTAATACCAGTGACTTTTGATTAATTGTTGTTGACGATCTAAAACAGTTAACTGATGATTTATTTGATAAGTTTGTTGCTTGAGACTACAGCCTCTTCTTTTTCCAATGGCAACTCAAAACTAAAAATAGAACCTTTACCCAAAGTGCTGCTGACAGAGATCTTGCTTTTATGTCCTTCCAATATATGCTTGACAATGGCGAGACCAAGACCTGTACCTCCCTTTTCCCTGTTCCGGCTTTTATCTACCCTATAAAATCTTTCAAATATTCTCTTAAGATCTTCGGGCGGGATGCCTTTGCCATTGTCTTTCACTTCAACGGTAATCTGATTTTTATGAATTTTCAGGCTCACGTCTATTTCTCCCCCATCATTGTTGTATTTGATGGAATTGGAAATCAGATTTTGGCATACCCGGAAGATTTTCTCCTTATCCGCAAAAGTCCTGTAGGTTTTTTCTTTGTCATAGTAAAAGCGGATCAACATATCCCTTTTGGATGCCTTGTGCTCCAATTCTTCAATTACCTCATGGATCACCTCTTTGAGATCAAATGATTCAAAATGAAATTTGACGACCCCGCTCTCCATTTGGTTTAGGGTCAACATGTCCTGCACCAATTTGTCAAGGGCATTAAGGCTCTTGGCAGCACGTTTCAAAAATTTCAATCTGACAGACTTATCTTCCACGGCACCATCCAAAAGCGTGTGGACATATCCCTGTGCTGCAAAAATCGGTGTTTTGAGTTCGTGGGATATATCAGCTATAAACTCCTTTCTGAATTCCGCATTTTTCTGAAGAGCCTCTATTTCTTTGTTTTTGGCCTGTGCATAGGAATTGATGGTCTTGTTGATTTTTCTAAGAGGTGAAATTGACAATTTATCAGACTTGTCGGGAATACTGGTATAGTCCTTTTTTTGTATTTTTTCCAGTACTCCATAGATATTACTGATTTCATTAAAAATCAAAAATTCCAAAGTTACATTCATCAAAATATAGGAAACAGAAAAAGAAATACTCCCCGCCACGACCAATAGCGTCGGTGTAGCATCATCCAAAAGCAATAAAAATAACACCGTTAGGGTAGAAATGGCCAATGCCAATACCAAAGAAATTCCCCGCGATGTGGTCAACATATAATCAGTTCAATTCGAATTTATAACCCACTCCTTTTACAGTAGTGATATAATCTTCACCAATCTTTTCCCTGACTTTTCTGATATGCACATCGACAGTTCTTGCCAGCACAAATACATCAGCTCCCCAGATATTCTGCAAAAGATCATCTCTACTGAATACCATATTAGGGTTTTTGGCCAGGAAATACAACAATTCGAATTCTTTTTTGGGCAGCGTTATTGTCTTGCCAGCTTTATCTATAGTGTAGCTGGTCCTATCTATGGTAAGATCTTTGATTTTTATCTGGGAAAACTCCTGTTCCTTTTTGGATTCCCTTCTGAACAATGCAGCAATTCTGCTCATCAATGCTCGGGGCTTTATAGGCTTTGTGATATAATCATCCGCCCCCACGTCAAAAGCCGCAACTTCCGAATATTCCTCTGATCTTGCAGTTAGAAAAATTATAAAGGTGTTTTTCAATTCCGGAATTTCACGAATCTGACGGCATGTTTCTACCCCATCTTGCTGAGGCATCATAATATCAAGTAAAATCACGTCAGGCTGGAATTTGATTGCCTTTTTAACTGCTTTTATTCCATCTTCAGCAGCTTCTACCTCATAACCTTCTTTTTTAAGATTATAGGTGAGAATTTCTACAATGTCCGGCTCATCGTCCACGACAAGAACCCTTATTTTTTGTTTATCACTCATTGGTTTTAGCGGGTTTGGTTGCGCTAATGTGATGCTAATTTAAAAAAAGACCTCATATAAATCAGATTTTATAAATTGGAGTGTATCAAATACAACATTAAGTTATTATTTACTCCTCCATTGTTAAGAAATCTTTACCGGATCATAAATTAATCATTACGTAAACCTTTAGCTTCCATAATTTCCATATCTAAAGAACCAACCATTAATTTGGCTTTTATTCTAATAGGAATTTTATTTCTGTCATCAGTAATCCAGACAGTGACCGGTTGTTCCCCTCGGAAAATTTTATTTTTTGGCATAACGGGAGAAAAAATAAAGGTATCAAATGATCCCAATCTGGTTTTTATCAATTCTTTTCCCCCGTATATTAATTTTAGGTTATATATTTCTTTATCAAAGAAACCTGTTAAAGTAATTTGGTCTCCTTTTTTGAGTCCACTTAAATTCATTGTCCTTAAATAATAAAAACCGCTGACAATATCCTGTACGTTTTCAGGAACTTTATACTCTTTGGTTTCGACCAGGTTTATATTTTCCCTATCGTATAGTTTAACTTTTGCATTCTTTTTATTGTGATTGAAAAACACCTTCTCATGCTTTCTGTACTTACCCTCCTCTATATGCCTATATGATTGATGTGGGATGATTTTGGTTGTATCCAAATAACTGCCCCAGTTGTCATTGACTTTGAAAAGTTTAAATATTCCCAATGTCTGCCCGTAGACATCAATTTTGTAGGATGGTTGGCTGTCTACAGTATAAATTGTAGGATTTACCACCATCTTTGCTTCTGCTGCATCAAAAAAGCCGAAGCTCACCTTGAAGAGTAATTCTTCACCTTTTTGAAATGCTTTGTTTTTTTGAGAAAAAGCATCAGTAATCCCAAGGATTAAAAAAAATGTGACAACTACTGACTTATTTAGATGATTTTTCATTAAATTAAGTTTTCTACTGAAAGCTTTTCATTTCTTATTCCAATATTAGCGACTTATTGAAGAATTTTGATTTTTGGTACCAAAATGTAAATACGTAATCCTTTTTGGAAGTGTTGGGTGTCCAATTATCAATCATTAATTTCACAATCTCAAATAAAAGAATTTTTAACACAAAAATATATGAACTCAAATACAGAAAAACTGAAAGCCCTGCAACTTACCATAGACAAATTAGAAAAGACCTATGGTAAAGGTACTGTTATGAAACTAAGTGACAATACCGTTCAGGATATACCTGCAATTTCAACCGGTTCCTTGGGATTGGATATGGCATTGGGTATTGGAGGCATACCTAGGGGCAGGGTAATTGAAATCTACGGGCCGGAATCTTCCGGAAAAACCACACTTACCATGCATTGCATTGCAGAAGCTCAAAAGGCAGGTGGATTGGCGGCTTTTATTGATGCAGAACATGCCTTTGATAAAAAATATGCCGAAAATCTCGGAATAGATATTGAAAACCTGCTGATTTCACAACCTGACAACGGAGAACAGGCATTGGAAATTGCGGAGCATCTTATCCGTTCAGGCGCCATAGATATTATCGTTATTGATTCTGTGGCTGCATTGGTACCCAAGGGGGAACTTGAAGGGGAAATGGGAGACAGTAAGATGGGACTTCAGGCAAGATTGATGTCCCAAGCTTTGAGGAAATTAACCGGCGCGATCAATAAAACCGGTTGTTCATGTATTTTCATCAATCAGTTGAGAGACAAGATAGGTGTGATGTTTGGAAGTCCAGAAACAACCACAGGAGGAAATGCATTGAAATTTTATGCCTCGGTCCGTCTGGATATCCGTAGGATAGGTCAGATCAAAGAAGGTGCTGACAATGTGCTGGGTAACCGGACCAAAGTGAAAGTAGTGAAAAATAAAGTTGCTCCGCCTTTTAAGGTAGTGGAATTTGACATTATGTATGGTCAGGGAATCTCCAAAGTAGGTGAAATAATTGATCTGGGTGTTGAATTCGATATCATCAAAAAAGCAGGGTCATGGTTTTCTTATGAAGGTAACAAACTGGGGCAGGGCAGAGATACCGTTAAGGCATTATTATTGGATAATCCAGAATTGATGGACGAACTTGAAGTTAAAATCAAAGAAAAAGCAGGTTTGAAAACAAACCCAAAAAGTAAAAACGAAGCGGAGTGAACATGATTAACAGCTATTGATTATCATTAACAAAAAACCCGGTCATCCGACCGGGTTTTTTTGTTTTGATCTATTGCTTTAAAATTCAGATTCTTTCAAAAAACAATAGTTATATATTGGTTTTATCCAAGCATTATTGAATTCTATTAATATGCCGGATTTATGCTCTGATAGCTTCCACGGGGTCAAGCCTTGCCGCTAAGGTTGCCGGTACTATACCTGAAACTATTCCGATAGCCGAAGAAATACCAAGTCCCAATACAATGTTTTTGAAAGACAGAATCAGCTCCAAAGAACCCAATTGAATAAAGGTGAGGGAAAAAACAATCAATATACCTGCGACTCCACCAATCAAACTCAGAAAGACTGCTTCAAACAAAAATTGGAACAAAATGAAGTAATTTTTAGCTCCCAATGATTTTTGAATGCCGATGATATTGGTTCTCTCTTTGACTGAAACAAACATGATATTGGCAATTCCAAAGCCACCAACCAAAATTGAAAATCCTCCGATTACCCATCCTGCAGCGCTGATGACATCGAAAATCGATCCAATGGTGTTCATGATAAATTCAGATTTGTTCAGGGCAAAATTCTCTTCTTCGGTCGGTTTTAGTCCCCGCTTTGCCCGCAATGCACCGATCAATTCGTTTTCAACGGCAACCATGCCTATGTCATCATCTCTCCCTTTTATGGCAATATCCGGCTCAATCCCGTTTTTTCCCACATAGTAAAGCTTTGTGAAGCTTCCATATGGAATCATAGCAGCCATATCTTTTGAGGCAATTTCAAAAAGGCCTTCACCTTCTTCTTCAAATATGCCAATTATGGTAAATTTCGCCCCTTTGATTTTCATTTCTTTTCCCAGTACATTTCCACTGGGGAACAGCGTATTTGCTATTTTGGTACCGATAATGGCGACATTTCTGGATGAATTGATTTCCATTTCCGTGAAAAAACGACCCGATTGCAGGGGCAAATCATAAACGTCTTGGTAAGTATAAGTGACCCCAGTCAGGTTAGTTCCCTTATAGGAATTACTTCCGGCCTGAACAATGGTATTGGCAGAAGCCGAAAAAGAAACTGCTTCTGCATTCCGCAGTTTATCTTTCAAAAATAAATATTCGGAATACGTATTGTAGGGTCTCCTGAAATATTTCCACCAAGGATAATCAGGGCCACCTACAAATTGAAATCTGTTGACGGTAATTACGTTGCTGCCCAAAAAGGTAAAGCTTGATTTGATGTTTTTTTCCAATGAATCAACCAGTGTAAATACTGCAATTATTGAAAATATCCCTACAGTAACCCCAAGAAGGGATAAGATTGTCCTGGTAAGGTTGGATTTGAGAGCCTGCATTGCAAACCTGAGACTCTCCCATACTAATTTTAGAAAGACCACGCCTAAATTGTTTGGATTAAAACTATTTGGCAATATAAGTAGATTTCGGGATTTTTATTTTTAACTTTGCGGTTTTTAAATATAAATTGAATATCAAAATAATAGTATATCCTACTCATACCATATGAAGTTATCAGACTTTAAATTCGACGTCCCCAAAAAATTAATTTCTTTATACCCCGCAGCCAACAGAGACGAATCCCGTCTTATGGTGATTCATAGAAAGACAGGTCAGATTGAGCATCGTCTTTTCAAGGAAATCATAGAGTATTTCGGTGAAGGTGATGTTTTTGTAATGAACAACACCAAGGTTTTCCCAGCAAGATTATATGGTAATAAAGAAAAAACCGGTGCTAAAATTGAAGTTTTTTTATTAAGAGAATTGAATCAGGAATTGAGGCTTTGGGATGTGTTGGTTGACCCTGCAAGAAAAATCCGGGTAGGAAATAAGCTTTATTTCGGAGATAGTGATCTGGTAGCTGAGGTCATTGACAACACAACTTCCAGAGGAAGAACGATCAGATTTTTATTTGATGGTACTGACGAGGAATTTTACAAAACCATTGATACGCTTGGAGAGACCCCGATATTGAAAGAATTTATTGACAGGAAAGTGGAGGCGGAAGATAGAGAAAGATATCAAACTATTTTTGCAAAGCATGTTGGTGCTGTCGCTGCGCCTACAGCAGGATTGCACTTCACACCTCATTTGCTGAAAAGATTGGAATTAAAGGGAGTTGAGATTTCACCCATTACACTTCATGTAGGATTGGGAACGTTCAGACAGGTAGATGTTGAAGATTTGACCAAACATAAAATGGACTCAGAGAATTATGATATTCCTGAAGCCACAGTAGAATTGGTGAATAAGGCTTTGGATAACAAGAAAAGGGTAGTATCAGTTGGAACCACGACTTTAAAAACCATTGAATCCTCAGTGACTGCCAATGGAAGACTAAAAGCAAGTAGTGGTTGGACTGATAAGTTTATCATTCCACCATATGAATTCAAGATAGCAAATTCGCTTATCACCAATTTTCACCTTCCGGAATCCACATTATTGATGACGGCTTCTGCATTTGGAGGATACGATCTTATCATGAAAGCCTATCAGGAGGCGATCAAGGAAAAATATCGGTTTTTCTCCTATGGAGATGCGATGTTGATACTCTAAAATACTCAAAAGGCTCGAAAGAGCCTTTTTTTATTCTTCATATTTTTTTCATCTTGAGGGAAAATTGAGTAAGAAATTTTAGCCTTATTTTGCCAATACATTAATTCATGAAAAGATACGCTATTATTGTTGCAGGTGGCAGTGGAACAAGGATGGGGTCGGCCATACCCAAGCAATACCTCGAAATTGGAGGAATGCCCATATTGATGCATACTTTGTCCGTATTTAACTTTTTAGATACAGAAATAGACTTGATTTTGGTTATTCCTGAATCTGATTTTACTTTTTGGGAGAATTTGTGTTCTCAGTTTGACTTCAAAGTTCCCCATAAATTGGTAAAGGGCGGAAATAGCAGGTTTCAATCAGTAAAAAACGGTTTGGATTCCATTGGGGATATTAAGGGGACAGTGGCTATCCATGATGGGGTAAGACCTTTTGTAAACCCCAAGGTCATTGAGGAAAGTTTTTTGAAAGCGGAGGAATTCGGCTCTGCAATAGCGGTGGTGGACTTAAAGGATTCTATCAGGAAGCTGACAGAAGATGGCAAGTCATTTTTTCAGGACAGACAATATTTCCGGCTGGTCCAGACTCCCCAGACTTTTTTGCTTGACAAAATCAAAAAAGCCTACGAAGTCCCCGAATTGAAACATTTCACAGATGATGCCACTGTTTTTGAACATCAGGGTTGGCAGGTGTTTTTAATCCCGGGGAATCCGGGAAATTTAAAGATAACCTCACCTGAAGACTTGGAATACGCTTCTTTTCTGATTCAGAAAAAAAACAAGTGATTTTTTCACCGAATTAATCCCGGCATTCACCGAGTTTTTGTGGGGGATTGCCTATTTACCGTTATTTATTTTTTCCATATGGTTTAGTTTTGTCAGCATCAATTCATTCAAAAATCTAAATCACAAAACAATGGCAAAAGATAATTTCTCCAAAAGTAACAGCGACATAACAGCAGGCATAGTCATATTGATCATAGGTGCAGTTCTGTTATTAAAAGCTCTCGGATTTTGGTTTCCGGTGTGGCTTATTTCATGGCCGATGATTTTAATTACCATCGGGATAGTAATATTGGTCAAGAACAACTTCCAATCAGGCTTTGGTGTGTTCATGATTCTATTCGGAGGGTTTTGGCTGATCCAGAGAAACTTCGGGTTTCCATTTGAACTCAAGCCATACCTCATTCCCGGAGGATTGATCCTCTTAGGATTATACCTGATCGCTAAAAGGAGTTCAGACAAAAACCGTTTCAATGAAGAATATTTCAAATCCTTGGCGCCGAAAGTAAATCCAAAAAGTCCGGAAGATTCTCCAACCGGGGATGAAAATACCGATACTTTCAAAAAACCAAACTATGCTTTTAACGA
This window of the Aquiflexum balticum DSM 16537 genome carries:
- the rpsI gene encoding 30S ribosomal protein S9, which translates into the protein MEIINTIGRRKTSVARIYMKPGKGEITVNDRSIETYFPFDLHQIVVKQPLALVGVDGSYDIKINVDGGGITGQAEAARMAISRALCEFDAEHRPALKKEGFLTRDPRMVERKKPGRRKARRKFQFSKR
- the rplM gene encoding 50S ribosomal protein L13 is translated as MDTLSYKTISANDTTVEKNWVVVDAQSAVLGRFASEVAKILRGKHKPYYTPHVDCGDNVIVINADKVRLTGRKMDEKVYVRHTGYPGGQRISTPKLLKQKSSSILVEKAVRGMLPKTRLGRELYRNLFVYNGSEHPHAAQQPKEVKF
- a CDS encoding RluA family pseudouridine synthase is translated as MKKINFKDLILFENEDYLVVNKLPYLSTLDDRHEAQNILDLAKQYTSDAQVCHRLDKETSGCLVIAKNPEAYRNIAMQFEDRKVDKIYHAVVEGIHEYKNLLVDRNIHANNKGFAKITKEGKPAQTYFTTLNTFYTHSLIECRPITGRLHQIRVHLAYLKSPICGDETYGGKPLYLSSLKRKFNLKKGTDEKPLMQRVSLHAYAIEFTGMDSSKIKVTAPYPKDFEVLMKQLEKNS
- a CDS encoding septal ring lytic transglycosylase RlpA family protein; its protein translation is MYYCFSFYHDKYHGRQTANGEIYRKGKLTAAHKTLPFGTKVKVTNLQNGKKVKVRINDRGPFVGGRIIDLSKKAARRIDMLDAGVAPVEIKYR
- a CDS encoding HipA family kinase — its product is MVTNPVYPGLRTVQVMRYVMPLREGGSLPALADADDGFSYVLKFKGAGQREKALIAELLGGEIARLLGFNVPELVFTYLDEAFGKSEGDEEIQDLLKGSQGLNLGLHFLSKALTFDPGAGKVDELLASKIVWLDAFITNVDRTFRNTNLLIWNRELWLIDHGASFLFHHSWDNWEKHAISPFPMIKDHVLLPQATRLDDADQEFRSKLNQDVIRTIVQLIPEEWILASRDVEEAEDGRLVYEKFLTMRLENSEVFVKGAKDARETLI
- a CDS encoding DUF3037 domain-containing protein — its product is MQGKHLYEYAVIRAVPRVEREEFVNVGVMVCCKKTNELYCKFLLSIEKVLALDKEADLTLLGAYLLSFRQVCAGEPNGSPISLLDAASRFRWLTAQRSSMIQTSRPHVGFADDLKQVTDDLFDKFVA
- a CDS encoding T9SS type A sorting domain-containing protein, producing MPSGGSISFKVDAKSVNGQTIKTRNITFYNFGSFMVFPNPSKGNFQIDLNPELEFKIEIIGLGHTIQRQHLSIKGDDMVDFSQLENGEYWLKIYYEEKLIHEQRIILKK
- a CDS encoding sensor histidine kinase, translating into MLTTSRGISLVLALAISTLTVLFLLLLDDATPTLLVVAGSISFSVSYILMNVTLEFLIFNEISNIYGVLEKIQKKDYTSIPDKSDKLSISPLRKINKTINSYAQAKNKEIEALQKNAEFRKEFIADISHELKTPIFAAQGYVHTLLDGAVEDKSVRLKFLKRAAKSLNALDKLVQDMLTLNQMESGVVKFHFESFDLKEVIHEVIEELEHKASKRDMLIRFYYDKEKTYRTFADKEKIFRVCQNLISNSIKYNNDGGEIDVSLKIHKNQITVEVKDNGKGIPPEDLKRIFERFYRVDKSRNREKGGTGLGLAIVKHILEGHKSKISVSSTLGKGSIFSFELPLEKEEAVVSSNKLIK
- a CDS encoding response regulator transcription factor, with product MSDKQKIRVLVVDDEPDIVEILTYNLKKEGYEVEAAEDGIKAVKKAIKFQPDVILLDIMMPQQDGVETCRQIREIPELKNTFIIFLTARSEEYSEVAAFDVGADDYITKPIKPRALMSRIAALFRRESKKEQEFSQIKIKDLTIDRTSYTIDKAGKTITLPKKEFELLYFLAKNPNMVFSRDDLLQNIWGADVFVLARTVDVHIRKVREKIGEDYITTVKGVGYKFELN
- a CDS encoding DUF3108 domain-containing protein yields the protein MKNHLNKSVVVTFFLILGITDAFSQKNKAFQKGEELLFKVSFGFFDAAEAKMVVNPTIYTVDSQPSYKIDVYGQTLGIFKLFKVNDNWGSYLDTTKIIPHQSYRHIEEGKYRKHEKVFFNHNKKNAKVKLYDRENINLVETKEYKVPENVQDIVSGFYYLRTMNLSGLKKGDQITLTGFFDKEIYNLKLIYGGKELIKTRLGSFDTFIFSPVMPKNKIFRGEQPVTVWITDDRNKIPIRIKAKLMVGSLDMEIMEAKGLRND